Proteins from a genomic interval of Diospyros lotus cultivar Yz01 chromosome 6, ASM1463336v1, whole genome shotgun sequence:
- the LOC127803242 gene encoding scarecrow-like protein 32: MYDMQFTEINPPIPLHQTSSPLFSSLAMNKNQVVFTRPWPGFPTSKALGSFGDANCMEQLLVHCANAIESNDATLAQQILWVLNNIAQPDGDSNQRLTCGFLRALIARAAKSGTCKMLAAMANAHTNLALSTHKFSIIELASFVDLTPWHRFGFTTANATILEAVEGCSIVHIVDLSLTHCMQIPTLIDAIASRLEGPPFVKLTVAGATEDVPPMLDLSYEELGTKLVNFARSRNVTMEFRVIPSSFSDGFSSLIEHLRVQSLVHSNSAEALVVNCHMMLHYIPEENLNSFEMSPTSCLSYRTMFLKELRSLDPAIVVLVDEDADFTSNNLVCRLRSAFNYLWIPYDTMDTFLPQGSKQRQWYEADICWKIENVIGHEGITRVERLETKSRWVQRMRNANFRGISFSEDAVSEVKSMLDEHAAGWGLKKEEDDHLVLTWKGHNVVFATAWVPN, encoded by the coding sequence ATGTACGATATGCAATTCACTGAGATTAACCCACCGATACCACTGCACCAAACATCTTCTCCATTATTTTCAAGCCTTGCAATGAACAAGAATCAAGTAGTTTTCACTCGGCCCTGGCCGGGTTTTCCCACATCCAAGGCTTTGGGAAGCTTCGGCGACGCTAATTGCATGGAGCAGCTGCTCGTCCACTGCGCCAACGCCATCGAAAGCAACGATGCCACTCTCGCCCAGCAAATCCTATGGGTCCTCAACAACATCGCCCAGCCGGACGGCGACTCCAACCAGCGCCTCACCTGCGGCTTCCTCCGGGCCCTCATAGCCCGCGCCGCCAAGAGCGGCACGTGCAAAATGCTCGCAGCCATGGCCAACGCCCACACCAACCTCGCTCTCAGCACCCATAAATTCTCGATCATCGAGCTGGCCAGCTTCGTCGACCTAACGCCGTGGCACCGGTTCGGATTCACCACTGCCAATGCCACGATTCTGGAAGCCGTTGAAGGATGCTCGATCGTGCACATAGTGGATTTGAGCTTGACGCACTGTATGCAAATTCCAACGTTAATCGACGCCATAGCCAGCCGGTTGGAGGGCCCGCCCTTCGTCAAGCTCACCGTCGCCGGCGCCACGGAAGACGTCCCGCCGATGCTCGACCTTTCATACGAGGAGCTGGGGACAAAGTTGGTTAACTTCGCAAGGTCCCGAAACGTAACAATGGAATTTCGGGTGATTCCTTCGAGTTTCTCAGACGGGTTCTCTTCCTTAATCGAACACCTCCGAGTTCAAAGCCTGGTACACTCAAACAGCGCCGAGGCCTTGGTTGTAAACTGTCACATGATGCTTCACTACATTCCAGAAGAAAACTTAAACTCGTTCGAAATGTCTCCGACCAGCTGCTTGTCCTACCGGACAATGTTTCTCAAGGAGCTCCGAAGCTTAGATCCCGCAATTGTAGTTCTTGTGGACGAAGATGCAGACTTTACATCAAACAATTTAGTGTGTAGACTGAGATCGGCTTTCAATTATCTATGGATACCCTATGATACAATGGACACCTTTCTTCCACAGGGAAGCAAGCAAAGGCAGTGGTATGAAGCGGACATCTGCTGGAAGATTGAGAATGTGATTGGCCATGAGGGGATTACGAGAGTGGAGAGACTGGAGACAAAAAGCCGGTGGGTGCAACGGATGAGAAACGCAAATTTCAGGGGGATTTCGTTCAGTGAAGATGCGGTTTCGGAGGTGAAGAGCATGCTGGATGAGCATGCAGCAGGGTGGGgattgaagaaggaagaagatgatcaTCTTGTGCTTACTTGGAAAGGCCACAATGTTGTTTTTGCTACCGCTTGGGtgcctaattaa
- the LOC127803722 gene encoding uncharacterized protein LOC127803722 encodes MENLHRDTIVENYFVLRVVKLKKLMSKKMPSSIIDNVDGLEGRAGNEPSYSFYIRNNNIQSVNPKEFTEFNRALPKVTSAVREQWSRSTASALNPMSCIAAMTNDPLRNQKFKMTSNTIDPNPDSSSAGRRKDPAWKYHSLVNPNDLNTFKCNFCGKLTKGGVYRAKQHLAGGYRNAEICSKCPPHVRDEIIEFMSKKKGKNDFDDMPDFDDIDTLGDDVDDEMDVGAFQNRGKRPMQGQASSMQQKKQRQQQRGPLDLFLSAKPKVSSQKDAKGKQTTIESHVNKELRENACVWFSRWMYEAGIPFNAVNYPSFKPMMEAVGRAGPGMKPPSFHEVRVPYLKKEVEHTKEIMKSHREEWVRYGYGMKLYQLLDRFVEEIGEANVVQVVTANASANVLAGEFLMTKHKNLYWTPCAAHCLDLMLEDIFKIPRLKSTFQKACSVNGYLYSSAQVLNMMRSFTQKREMLRPGKTRFATAFLTLSRFHKQKANLRKMFTSEEWTNSRFAKETRGKQAAQTVLQESFWKNILFALKVSGPLVKVLRVVDNEDKPAMPYIYEAMDRAKEAIAKSFDDESKYEKIFEIIDERWNLQLHRPLHAAEYYLNPAFFYSNESIREDNEVIEGLYACIERLVPTAEVQDKLSKELSFYKNSEGLFGKQICIRGRNQLSPVEWWSQFGTGTPNLQKFAMKICSLTCSSSGCERNWSIFEYLHNKKRNRLEQRRLNDLVFVKYNRALRRRFNLRKSIDPISLDEIDESNEWLLGTIDQLDDSDNELVHEGDDLTWADVFRASGVEKAHYATRSNAPTLNLTKNLDVDNEDDF; translated from the exons ATGGAGAATTTGCACCGAGATACTAttgttgaaaattattttgttctgaGAGTTGTCAAGTTGAAGAAGCTAATGAGCAAGAAGATGCCAAGTTCAATCATAGACAACGTGGATGGACTTGAGGGTAGGGCTGGCAATGAGCCAAGCTACTC ATTCTACATCAGAAACAACAATATTCAGTcagtaaatccaaaagaattTACAGAGTTCAATCGTGCTTTACCAAAAGTCACTTCAGCTGTTAGAG AACAGTGGTCAAGGTCAACTGCATCAGCACTCAACCCCATGAGCTGCATAGCTGCAATGACAAATGACCCTTTGcg gaatcaaaaatttaaaatgacatCCAACACTATTGATCCTAATCCTGATAGTAGTTCTGCTGGTAGAAGAAAAGATCCAGCATGGAAATATCATAGTTTGGTAAATCCCAATGACCTTAACACtttcaaatgtaatttttgtggGAAATTAACCAAAGGAGGTGTATACCGAGCCAAACAGCACCTTGCTGGAGGTTATAGGAATGCTGAAATTTGTTCAAAATGTCCTCCTCATGTTAGAGACGAAATTATAGAGTTTATgtcaaaaaagaaagggaagaatgaCTTTGATGATATGCCAGATTTTGATGATATAGACACACTAGGAGATgatgttgatgatgaaatggaCGTAGGGGCCTTCCAAAACCGTGGTAAAAGGCCTATGCAAGGACAAGCATCAtctatgcaacaaaaaaaacaaaggcaaCAACAAAGAGGGCctcttgatttgtttttatctgCTAAACCTAAAGTGAGTAGTCAAAAGGATGCAAAAGGAAAGCAAACTACAATAGAAAGTCATGTCAATAAAGAGTTGAGAGAGAATGCATGTGTTTGGTTTAGTAGATGGATGTATGAAGCTGGTATACCATTTAATGCAGTCAATTACCCTAGTTTTAAGCCAATGATGGAGGCTGTTGGGCGAGCTGGTCCGGGAATGAAACCCCCAAGTTTTCATGAGGTTAGAGTACCTTATCTTAAGAAAGAGGTGGAacacacaaaagaaattatgaagAGTCATAGGGAGGAATGGGTAAGATATGGAT ATGGAATGAAACTTTACCAATTGCTTGACCGATTTGTGGAGGAGATAGGAGAAGCAAATGTTGTTCAAGTTGTAACTGCTAATGCTTCAGCGAATGTTCTAGCTG GAGAGTTCTTAATGACTAAGCACAAGAATTTGTATTGGACGCCGTGTGCTGCCCACTGTTTGGACTTGATGTTGGaggacatttttaaaattcctagACTTAAGAGCACATTTCAGAAGGCATGTTCAGTCAATGGGTACCTATATAGCTCTGCACAAGTATTAAATATGATGAGATCATTTACACAAAAAAGAGAGATGCTAAGACCTGGAAAAACAAGGTTTGCCACAGCTTTCCTCACCCTTTCAAGATTTCATAAACAAAAAGCTAATTTGAGGAAGATGTTCACTTCAGAAGAGTGGACTAACTCTAGATTTGCAAAGGAAACACGAGGTAAGCAAGCAGCTCAAACAGTGCTCCAGGAatcattttggaaaaatattctttttgctcTCAAGGTGTCTGGGCCTCTTGTCAAGGTGCTTAGAGTAGTGGATAATGAGGACAAACCTGCTATGCCTTATATTTATGAGGCTATGGATAGGGCAAAAgaagccattgcaaaatcttttgatgatgagaGCAAATacgagaaaatatttgaaatcattGATGAGAGATGGAATCTTCAGTTGCATCGTCCTTTACATGCAGCTGAATATTATTTGAATCCAGCATTTTTTTACTCAAATGAAAGTATTAGAGAAGACAACGAGGTTATTGAAGGGTTGTATGCTTGCATAGAGAGGCTGGTTCCCACCGCAGAAGTGCAAGACAAACTTTCAAAGGAGTTGAGCTTTTATAAGAATTCTGAAGGGTTATTTGGCAAACAAATATGTATTAGAGGAAGGAATCAATTATCACCAG TTGAATGGTGGTCTCAATTTGGCACTGGAACCCCTAATTTGCAAAAGTTTGCCATGAAGATTTGTAGTCTCACTTGTAGCTCTTcaggttgtgaaagaaattggagtatCTTTGAGTAT cttcataacaaaaagagaaaccGATTGGAGCAACGACGTCTTaatgatttggtatttgtgAAGTATAATAGAGCTTTGAGACGTCGCTTCAATTTACGTAAATCAATAGATCCCATTTCCTTGGATGAAATTGATGAAAGTAATGAGTGGTTGCTTGGGACAATTGACCAACTTGATGATTCAGATAATGAACTTGTACATGAGGGCGATGATTTAACATGGGCTGATGTTTTTAGAGCTTCTGGTGTTGAAAAAGCTCACTATGCAACTAGATCAAATGCTCCAACTCTAAATTTGACAAAGA ATCTTGATGTTGACaatgaggatgatttttag
- the LOC127804825 gene encoding uncharacterized protein LOC127804825, whose protein sequence is MVARNSKMKMQVAQHPSRVDTLQLKLQIQRKLGKEKAEKYFHLLNQYLSFKISKSEFDRHCILAIGRQNICLHNQLIQSIIKNACTGKTPPPKGSKTDSLLKVQNGHQRSSLQSICRDVFPQSPRKGRTPNLRDRKFRDRPSPLGPHGKTHSIECEDSVPKTQEQQSVELLSLGSRPPPEVNSVEEGEEVEQAAGSPSIYSRSPVTAPLGISINGKETRKVLRSGSATAFYIDSCLNSSGLPNNSSLKARLEQKFETEGLKISMDCVNLLNNSLDVYLKGLIKPCLELAGSISVNKHSSEVCNQVMLGLNRMHPVRYVQKANRPIFASLLDFRVAMESHPKRLGEDWQVQLEKICLHASDQE, encoded by the coding sequence ATGGTAGCgagaaattcaaaaatgaaaatgcagGTGGCTCAGCATCCCTCCCGAGTAGACACTTTACAATTGAAACTCCAAATCCAGAGGAAGCTtgggaaagagaaagcagaGAAATACTTTCATCTTTTGAATCAATACTTGAGTTTTAAGATTAGCAAGTCAGAGTTTGACAGGCACTGCATTCTGGCAATTGGGAGACAGAACATCTGTCTCCATAATCAGCTTATCcaatcaattataaaaaatgcatgTACTGGTAAGACTCCCCCACCTAAAGGGAGCAAAACAGACAGTTTGTTGAAAGTGCAAAATGGGCATCAAAGAAGTAGTCTTCAGTCAATCTGTAGAGATGTGTTTCCTCAGTCTCCACGGAAGGGAAGGACGCCTAATCTTCGGGATAGAAAGTTTAGGGATCGTCCAAGTCCTCTTGGGCCACATGGGAAGACCCACAGTATTGAATGTGAGGATTCTGTTCCTAAAACTCAGGAACAGCAAAGTGTGGAGCTGCTCTCTTTAGGTAGCAGGCCACCTCCTGAAGTGAACTCTGTTGAAGAAGGCGAAGAGGTTGAACAAGCTGCTGGAAGCCCTAGTATTTACAGTAGAAGCCCTGTCACAGCTCCACTCGGTATCTCCATAAACGGGAAAGAAACGAGGAAAGTGCTGCGTAGTGGATCAGCAACTGCCTTTTATATTGACTCCTGTCTCAACAGCAGTGGGCTGCCGAATAACAGTTCTCTGAAGGCTAGATTGGAGCAGAAGTTCGAGACGGAGGGCTTGAAAATTTCAATGGATTGTGTTAACCTGTTGAATAACAGTCTGGATGTTTACCTAAAGGGATTGATAAAGCCATGTTTGGAATTAGCTGGTTCAATTTCTGTGAATAAGCACTCAAGTGAGGTATGCAATCAGGTGATGCTCGGTTTAAATAGGATGCATCCTGTGAGATATGTACAAAAAGCAAACAGACCCATTTTTGCATCCTTGTTGGATTTCCGGGTTGCAATGGAATCACATCCCAAGAGGCTAGGAGAAGATTGGCAAGTGCAACTTGAGAAGATTTGCTTGCATGCATCAGATCAAGAATGA